The Mesorhizobium sp. INR15 region CGCTTCCGGTCTCGGTCTGTGCATGCCGTCGTTCCAAAACCGCTATGCGCTTTTGACGGCATGCAAACAGGGGACCGGCGGAACCCTCCTCCCGCCGGTCCCCAATCCCCACGCAATTCCGGACGGAAAACCGCAGAACACTTTTCCTGGAATTGCTTCTGAATCCCGTCGTGATGCTCCCGAAAGGAGTTCACGCTTTGAGGCCCGGATCATGTCCGGGCCTCTTTTTTGGTTGAATCGTTCTGGCTATGCCGCGATCCGGGCAATCACGTTCGCGTGATGTGGATTTTTGAGGAAACATCGACCGCTTTCGCCCCGAACTGTGAGGACGATCGTCATGTTGGCGCTCGGACAAACAACAGGGAAGGAATTTTCTCATGAACTTCAAGAATATCTGCCTCGGAGCACTCGCTCTTTCCATGGTCAGCGGCGTGGCATTTGCCGGTGCTCTCGACGAGCCGGATAACATGGCGCCGTTCTTCACCGATTCCGGCATGAAAACCATGAAGCCGATGGCGGAATTCAAGACTGCTTTCATGGCGATGCCGATGGAAAAGCAGGAAGCAATGAAGAAGGAATGCCAGGATGCGGCGATGAGCAAGCCGCATGCTGAATTCTGCGCCAACGTGAAAATGCTCGGCGGCAACAACTAAGCGCCGCGATCAGGCCAACGCCTGATCGTTTTATGTCGAAGGAACGATGGCGGGCGCGGTGCCCGCCATCGTCGTTGAGGGCCGCCGAGAGCCGCGCCGCTTCGCCCGGCCGACAGTTATTTGCGTGAAGCACCGGCGTATGCGCCATGGTTAATGCGCCCTTAACCTTCCCCCCGATAGTCTGGCATTCGAATCTGCCGGAGTGCGTCATGCGCCCGGGTCAGTCCATGACAGACGGGGAACGAGGTATGCGTTCAGGGGCTTCAGCACCGCTTGCGCTAGCCGATACGGGGCACGGCATCCAGGCGTTCGCGCGGCGTCAGGTCGGCCGGCTGGTCGGTGCCAGCCTGTTCGCGGTGGTCGCCTTCGGCGTCGCCAGCCTGGCGACATGGAACGTCGCTGATCCAAGTTTCTCGCACGCCACCGCCAACACCGTCACCAACGCCATGGGTTATGCCGGCGCGGTGTTTTCCGATCTTGCCATGCAGTTCTTCGGCCTCGCCGCCGTCGCGGCGCTGGTGCCGGCCGTGATCTGGGGCTTCCTGCTGTTCAGTGCGCGCGGGGTCGACAGGCTGCCGAAGCGCGGGCTGTTCTGGTTCGGCTACGCGCTGCTTGCCGCGGCGATCGCCGGCTGCGTCGTGCCACCCAAGACCTGGCCCTTGCCGACCGGTCTTGGCGGCGTGTTCGGCGACATGGTGCTCAAGATTCCGGGACTTGTCCTTGGCGGTTATCCGACCGGGCTGGTCGCCAGCGTCATCGCCCTCTTGCTGGCGGCACCGACACTTTGGCTTTTCGCCTTTGGCTCGGCCCTGATCGGCCGCAAGAACGGCTTTGCCATCCAGGAGGAATCCGTCGTCGATCCGCGCGATCAGGATGATCCCCTGTTCGACAATGAGGAAGACGAGGGCGACGAGGGCATTCTGGCGCTTGGCGCCATCACCCACTGGTGGCTGTCCTTGCGCGCCTACCTTCGCCGCCGCGCCGCGCGCCGCCGCGAAGAGGATGATTTCGAGCCGCAGATGGAGCCGCGCGCCAGCGCCTGGCGCCGCGCCGCCGAACGGGTCGAATCGGCCGAGTTCGCCGAATCACGCATGAGCGCCGACGGCCGCGCCCGCGTCGAGCCTGAATTCTTCGCTGCGATGGTCAATGACAGGACCGTTTCGCTCGACCCTGACGATGCCGATGTCTTCGAGACTGAAGCCGATGACGACATGGATTTTGATTCGGAGTCCGAGCCTGTCGGCCAGCGCCGCGCCTCGCCCAATGCCAAGGTGCAGCAGTTCCGTTCCGACGCAGCCACCCGTGTCGAGGCACCGGCACCGCGTCCGGCCCCCGGCGCCCGCGTCCAGCGCGAAGCGCAGACGTCGCTGATCGGCTCGGAAAAGTTCGAAATGCCGTCGTTGCATTTCCTGTCCGAGCCCAAGAACGTGGTGCGCGACGCCAGCCTGTCCAAGGACGCGCTGGAGCAGAATGCCCGTCTGCTCGAAGGCGTGCTGGAGGATTTCGGCGTCAAGGGCGAAATCATCGCCGTTCGTCCGGGTCCGGTGGTCACGCTTTACGAGCTTGAGCCGGCGCCCGGCATCAAATCGTCGCGGGTGATCGGCCTGTCCGATGACATCGCCCGCTCGATGAGCGCGATCGCCTGCCGCGTCGCGGTGGTGCCCGGCCGCAATGCTATCGGCATCGAACTGCCCAATGCCAAGCGCGAGACCGTGTATCTGCGCGAAATCCTGGCCAGCCGGGATTTCGAGACCACCAAGGCCAAGCTGGCGCTGGCGCTGGGCAAGACCATCAATGGCGAGGCGGTCATCGTCGATATCGCCAAGATGCCGCACGTGCTGGTCGCTGGCACCACCGGTTCCGGCAAGTCGGTCGCCATCAACACGATGATCCTGTCGCTGCTCTACCGGCTGAAGCCGGAGGAATGCCGGCTGATCATGATCGACCCGAAGATGCTGGAACTTTCCGTCTATGACGGCATCCCGCATCTTTTGACCCCTGTGGTCACCGACCCCAAGAAGGCTGTGGTGGCGTTGAAATGGACCGTGCGGGAGATGGAAGACCGCTACCGCAAGATGTCCAAGGTCGGCGTGCGCAACATCGACGGCTTCAACGCGCGTGTCAGCCAGGCCGACAAGAAGGGCGAGAAGATCTCGCGCACGGTGCAGACCGGCTTTGACCGCCAGACCGGCGAAGCGATCTACGAAACCGAGAATCTCGATCTCGAGCCAATGCCCTATATCGTCGTCATCATCGACGAAATGGCCGACCTGATGATGGTCGCGGGCAAGGATATCGAAGGCGCGGTGCAGCGTCTGGCGCAGATGGCGCGCGCCGCCGGCATCCATGTCATCATGGCGACGCAGCGTCCGTCGGTTGACGTTATCACCGGCACGATCAAGGCCAATTTCCCGACCCGTATCTCGTTCCAGGTGACGTCGAAGATCGACAGCCGCACCATCCTTGGCGAACAGGGCGCCGAACAGCTGCTCGGTATGGGCGACATGCTCTACATGGCCGGTGGCGGCCGCATCCAGCGCGTCCACGGGCCGTTTGTCGCCGATGAGGAGGTCGAGAAGATCGTCGCGCATCTGAAACTGCAGGGCGTGCCTGAATATCTCGACGCCATCACAGAGGACGATGGCGAGGACGACGACGAACCGTCGGGCAAGGGCGGTTCGGGCAACGGCGGCGGCAACAGCAATTTCGAGGATTCCGACGATCCCTATGATCAGGCGGTGTCCGTGGTGCTGCGCGACGGCAAGGCTTCGACCAGCTATATCCAGCGCCGGCTCGGCATCGGCTACAACCGTGCTGCCTCGATCATCGAGAAGATGGAGAAGGAAGGCATCGTCGGCCCGGCCAACCACGCTGGAAAGCGCGAAATCCTGGTGCCGACCGAAGACGACAAGTTCTGAACGGGCCCGGAAGACGACATTCGTCTCCATGGAAACTTTGACCCTTTCGAAGCGTTGCTGCAACTGAGGCTCGTGCATCCCGCCAAACTTCAGCCCCAGTGGGGGTTCAAGGACGGCGACAAATCAGGAATCAGATGAGAGTGACCGGCATGAAAAACGATCTTTCCGCGCTCGGCGATTTTGCCCCGACCCGGCGGCAGCTGCTTGGCTTTGGCCTGGCCATTGCCGGTGCCGCGGCCTTGAATGTGATGCCAGGGTTCCAGTTGCTGGCTTCGGCGCAGGCGGCTGTGCCGGCGGCGGCACAGAAGATCGCCGACCATTTCTCCTCGGTCAAATCGATGTCCGGCGAGTTCGTCCAGTTCGGCCCGAAGGGCGAGCAGACCGGCGGCAAGTTCTTTCTGGAGCGGCCGGGCAAGATCCGCTTCAACTATGACGGTTCCTCGAACTTCAAGGTCATCTCCGACGGCAAGTCGGTGGTCATTCTCAACAAGAAGCTGAACACGTCCGATCTCTACCCGCTGTCGAAGACGCCGCTGAAGCTGTTGCTCGACAACAAGATCGACCTCTCCGGAGATCGCGTCAAAGCCGTCAAGGAAGAGAACGATCTCACCACCATCCAGCTTGCCGACAAATCGGTGTTCGGCAATTCCCGGATCACCATGATGTTCGATCCGAAGTCCTATGAACTGCGTCAGTGGACGATCACCGACGCGCAAGGCAAGGACACCACGGTGATGATCTTCAACGTCAAGGAAGGCGTCAGCTTCGCAGCCGATACCTTTGCCATCGACTACGCCGCCAACCGTCAGCTCAACACCAACGGCTCTAACCGCTAGAGCCTGTTGCAGGCCCATCCGGCTCCGATGCTGATCTGCGTCATCTCGGCACAAACGGCGGGCCGCTTGCCACGATAGTTGTGGAAAGCGGTTCGCCATGCCGTGGCGAACGAGCCCTGAAATCGCATACGCGAAGATAATTTCCCGTCAAATCAGATGGCTAAGCCAGTTTGTGCGCGCTCGATGAGCGCACTGGCGGAGCTTGTCTTTGCCTCGGGTGGCTGGCAGGTTCCCGGCGGACTCTTTTAGGGCGTTTTGACCGCAGGGCCACCCGGCTTTGGCGGTATTACGCTTGCCGGATTTTTGCCATGCCCTTTTCCATCGCCACCTGGAACATCAACTCCGTTCGGCTGCGCATGCCGATCGTCGAGCGCCTGCTCGTCGAGCAGCAGCCGGACGTGCTCTGCCTGCAGGAAACCAAATGTCCCGACGAGCTGTTTCCGGTCGATGCGTTCCATCAGCTTGGCTACCAGCACGTCGCCTTTCATGGCCAGAAAGGCTACCACGGCGTGGCCACGGTGGCGCGGCGGCCGATCGAAATCGTCGAGAAGCGGCGGTTCTGCGAGATCGAGGACAGCCGGCATCTGTCGGTTACAGTACGGGCCGGCGGCAAGACGATCCTGCTGCACAATTTCTATGTTCCGGCCGGCGGCGACGAGCCCGACCCGGAGATCAACCGCAAGTTCAAGCACAAGCTGGATTTCGTCGCCGAGATGAATGCCATCCGCGCCGAGCACGATGAAGTTTCGGCCTCGGTGCTGGTTGGCGACCTCAACATCGCGCCGCTCGAACATGACGTATGGTCGCACAAGCAATTGCTGAAAGTCGTCAGCCATACGCCGGTCGAGACCGAGAATTTCGAAGCGATGCGGCTCGCCGGCAACTGGGTCGACCTGATGCGGCTCAACGTGCCGCTCGAGCAGAAGCTCTACACGTGGTGGAGCTATCGAGCACAGGACTGGAATGCCGCCAACAAAGGCAGACGGCTCGACCATGTCTGGTCGTCGCCCAATCTGGTGGCGGATTTTGCCGGCTATGAAATCCTGCGCGTCGCGCGCGGCTGGGACAGGCCGTCGGACCATGTGCCTGTCATTGCGCGGTTCGACCTCGAATAGGCGTGTCGGTATTCAGGTGAGGCCGGCCTGCAAACGGCAGTCTCCTGCGCTTCCGGTGCTCACGTACTTTTAGTACGCTCCGCTCCGGTTCTCGGAGCCCACCGTTTTCGGCTCGGCCTGACCTGAATCTCGGCACACCTGAGGCGTCAGTGCCAAGTCACCCTGAAAAGCGGGGCGCGAGTTCCTCGATGCGGCGGATCATCGCCTGGAATTCCTCCGAGATGCGCTGGTGCAGCTGCGCCGCGACATCGGGATATTCCTCCAGGATGCGCCGGAACATCTTGCGGCTCAGCCGGATCACTTCCGAATCGGTCGCGGCGGAGGCACTCGTCAGGCGCCTTGTGTCGGCGATCAGCGCCAGTTCGCTCAGCATGGTGCCGGGGCCGGCGGTGCCGAGCGCAACGCGCTCGCCATCCTGCTCCCGGTAGAGCGCAATGCGGCCGCTGACCACGACATAGGCGGAATCAGCTTCGTCATCCTCGCGGTAGAGCTTGCGGTCGGCCTGCAGCAAGGTGGTCTCGGCGCCGAAGGCGAGCAGGCGCAACTGTTCCTGCGTGAAACCCTCGAAGAGCCTCACGGCGGACAGGATGCGGATGTCGTCATCCAGCGCCATCTAGCTATGTCCCCGAACCGATAGTCCAGCTCCTCCTTTAGAGCGCCTCGCGTCCCTTGGACGCGCAAAGGACGCTCTAGCACCTTGAGCCTGCGCATCGTGCTTTCGATGCGCGGGCGAGTCCGATCCAAACCGCCTCCAGTTTCAGGACCGTACCCGAAAAAGCGTCCCCGCCCCGAGCGCTTATTGGATAATGAAATGTTTAAGGAACCAGCTTGTAGCCGCCGCTTTCTGTCACAAGAATTTCCGCATTGGAAGGATCGCGCTCGATCTTCTGACGCAGCCGGTAGACATGGGTTTCCAGCGTGTGCGTGGTGACGCCGGAATTGTAGCCCCAGACTTCCTCGAGCAGCACGTCGCGCGTTACCACTTTCTGGTCGGCGCGATAGAGATACTTGATGATCGAGGCTTCCTTTTCCGTCAGCCGCACCTTGCCGCCGCGCTGGTCGAGCAGCAGTTTCTGACTCGGCTTGAAGGTGTAGGGGCCGACCGAGAACGTGGCATCCTCGCTCTGCTCGTGCTGGCGAAGCTGCGCGCGGATACGGGCGAGCAGCACCGCGAAGCGGAACGGCTTGGTCACATAATCGTTGGCGCCGGCTTCCAGACCGAGAATCGTGTCGGAATCGGTGTCGTGGCCGGTCAGCATGATGATGGGCGCCTTGTAGCCGCCCTTGCGCAATATCTTCACCGCCTCGCGGCCATCCATGTCAGGCAGGCCGACATCCATGATGAGCAGGTCGATGAGACCGCCGCGCGCCGCATTGACGCCTTTTGCCGCGGTCGATTCCTGCAGGACGTCGAATTCCTCATAAAGGGACAATTGCTCGACCAGCGTGCCGCGCAGGTCGTCATCGTCATCAACGATTAGAATGGTGCGTGAAGTCATGGATCAATCCGTTGTTTTGAAAAGAAAATTCAGTTGACCGCTGCCTGTTTATGCGGAAGCTGACCGACGTAACAGCCGTTCACAGTGATTTGTTCCGTGGCACGATCATACAAGAAAAAACGCGATCGCAATGCAGCCGGCGCAATTTTGCCAAAAGGGCTGCGCGTACTGACCGTGCGGGCTAGGCCCGGACACCCAACCCAGGGGTTTCTGCAGGCCGGCAAAACCGTGTTTGCATGCGCCTTGGGGCGCGGCGGCATCTCCGCCGACAAGCGGGAGGGCGATGGCGCCACGCCGCTGGCATCAATGCGGATTTTGTCGGGATATTTTCGCGGAGACCAGTTCTCCGGCGGCCGCCGTACCAGGCTGGCAATGGCGCCGATCGCACCCAACCTCGGCTGGTGCGAGGTGCCCGACGACCGCAATTACAACCGCCCGGTCAAGATCCCCTATGGCGCCAGCCATGAGCGGATGCTGCGCGACGACCGGCTCTATGATGCCTGCCTGGTGCTGGACTGGAACATGGCGCCGCGCCGCCGTGGGCGCGGCAGCGCCATTTTCTTCCATCTGGCGCGGCCAGGCTTCACGCCCACGCAAGGTTGCGTCGCCGTGACGGCCCGCACCATGGCGCGGCTGTTGCCGTTGCTGTCGGACCGTACGGTGGTGAGGGTGGTAAGGTAGGGCAGTAGGCAGTAGGCAGTAGGCAGTAGGCAGTAGGCAGTAGGAGGGTGCTTCGGAGCGCTTCCGTGCTGCGCTACCTCCTGTTTCGCCTTGGCTGCTGCCAGCCGATATCGAGGAGGCCGAGTCGGCCGGTCTCGCGGTCCATTGCTCTGGATACATCGTTGCGGGTGGCGCCGATGTCACGCAAGTGGCGATCCGAGAGGTTCTCGACATCCTGATGCGGGAGGTTGACCGCGACCCTTGCCAGGCGGAGCCACTCAACGACTTCATGCAACCAGGTCGTGCGGGTGGTTAGGGGGCTCTCAGAGCGATGTGTGACATGATGCTATCCATTTGCTCCGGACATCAAATCCGGTTTGATATTGGTTTGATGATCACATCATGCAGCATTGAAATGGTGAGGAGAAACGAGTAGTTTTCGTCTCATCATCAAGTTTTCTTTGAGGATCGAGCACTGTGATCCATCCCGTTTCCGGTTTGCCCTGATGGCCCGGCTGCTGCCCGGAACGCGCGCGCTCAGAACGCTTGAGGCGGCGGCCCGTCACCTCAATTTCACCCGCGCCGCCGATGAACTCGGCCTGACGCCGGCCGCCGTCAGCCACCAGATCAAGGAAATAGAAGACCAGCTCGGGATGACGCTGTTCACGCGCACCAGCCGGACCATCCGGCTGACCGAGGCCGGCGCGGTCTTGTTCGAAGCCTCGACCGACGCGCTCGATCTGCTTGGCCGCGCCGTTTCGCGCGCCCGC contains the following coding sequences:
- a CDS encoding DNA translocase FtsK, producing the protein MRSGASAPLALADTGHGIQAFARRQVGRLVGASLFAVVAFGVASLATWNVADPSFSHATANTVTNAMGYAGAVFSDLAMQFFGLAAVAALVPAVIWGFLLFSARGVDRLPKRGLFWFGYALLAAAIAGCVVPPKTWPLPTGLGGVFGDMVLKIPGLVLGGYPTGLVASVIALLLAAPTLWLFAFGSALIGRKNGFAIQEESVVDPRDQDDPLFDNEEDEGDEGILALGAITHWWLSLRAYLRRRAARRREEDDFEPQMEPRASAWRRAAERVESAEFAESRMSADGRARVEPEFFAAMVNDRTVSLDPDDADVFETEADDDMDFDSESEPVGQRRASPNAKVQQFRSDAATRVEAPAPRPAPGARVQREAQTSLIGSEKFEMPSLHFLSEPKNVVRDASLSKDALEQNARLLEGVLEDFGVKGEIIAVRPGPVVTLYELEPAPGIKSSRVIGLSDDIARSMSAIACRVAVVPGRNAIGIELPNAKRETVYLREILASRDFETTKAKLALALGKTINGEAVIVDIAKMPHVLVAGTTGSGKSVAINTMILSLLYRLKPEECRLIMIDPKMLELSVYDGIPHLLTPVVTDPKKAVVALKWTVREMEDRYRKMSKVGVRNIDGFNARVSQADKKGEKISRTVQTGFDRQTGEAIYETENLDLEPMPYIVVIIDEMADLMMVAGKDIEGAVQRLAQMARAAGIHVIMATQRPSVDVITGTIKANFPTRISFQVTSKIDSRTILGEQGAEQLLGMGDMLYMAGGGRIQRVHGPFVADEEVEKIVAHLKLQGVPEYLDAITEDDGEDDDEPSGKGGSGNGGGNSNFEDSDDPYDQAVSVVLRDGKASTSYIQRRLGIGYNRAASIIEKMEKEGIVGPANHAGKREILVPTEDDKF
- a CDS encoding outer membrane lipoprotein carrier protein LolA — encoded protein: MKNDLSALGDFAPTRRQLLGFGLAIAGAAALNVMPGFQLLASAQAAVPAAAQKIADHFSSVKSMSGEFVQFGPKGEQTGGKFFLERPGKIRFNYDGSSNFKVISDGKSVVILNKKLNTSDLYPLSKTPLKLLLDNKIDLSGDRVKAVKEENDLTTIQLADKSVFGNSRITMMFDPKSYELRQWTITDAQGKDTTVMIFNVKEGVSFAADTFAIDYAANRQLNTNGSNR
- a CDS encoding exodeoxyribonuclease III — its product is MPFSIATWNINSVRLRMPIVERLLVEQQPDVLCLQETKCPDELFPVDAFHQLGYQHVAFHGQKGYHGVATVARRPIEIVEKRRFCEIEDSRHLSVTVRAGGKTILLHNFYVPAGGDEPDPEINRKFKHKLDFVAEMNAIRAEHDEVSASVLVGDLNIAPLEHDVWSHKQLLKVVSHTPVETENFEAMRLAGNWVDLMRLNVPLEQKLYTWWSYRAQDWNAANKGRRLDHVWSSPNLVADFAGYEILRVARGWDRPSDHVPVIARFDLE
- a CDS encoding cyclic nucleotide-binding domain-containing protein; translation: MALDDDIRILSAVRLFEGFTQEQLRLLAFGAETTLLQADRKLYREDDEADSAYVVVSGRIALYREQDGERVALGTAGPGTMLSELALIADTRRLTSASAATDSEVIRLSRKMFRRILEEYPDVAAQLHQRISEEFQAMIRRIEELAPRFSG
- a CDS encoding response regulator transcription factor, whose product is MTSRTILIVDDDDDLRGTLVEQLSLYEEFDVLQESTAAKGVNAARGGLIDLLIMDVGLPDMDGREAVKILRKGGYKAPIIMLTGHDTDSDTILGLEAGANDYVTKPFRFAVLLARIRAQLRQHEQSEDATFSVGPYTFKPSQKLLLDQRGGKVRLTEKEASIIKYLYRADQKVVTRDVLLEEVWGYNSGVTTHTLETHVYRLRQKIERDPSNAEILVTESGGYKLVP
- a CDS encoding L,D-transpeptidase; translated protein: MLPKGLRVLTVRARPGHPTQGFLQAGKTVFACALGRGGISADKREGDGATPLASMRILSGYFRGDQFSGGRRTRLAMAPIAPNLGWCEVPDDRNYNRPVKIPYGASHERMLRDDRLYDACLVLDWNMAPRRRGRGSAIFFHLARPGFTPTQGCVAVTARTMARLLPLLSDRTVVRVVR